A stretch of Chryseobacterium viscerum DNA encodes these proteins:
- a CDS encoding YncE family protein has product MRKLNFYFLFLVLAFLTSCRTDDIIVRQEVVEGLPSENTAIKGFYMLNEGNMGSNKCTLDFFDYTKGTYYRNIYAEINPNVVKELGDVGNDIKVYGSKLYIVVNVSNKIEVLDAKTAKRITSIPLQNCRYLAFKDGKAYASSYAGPVAINPKAPKGKVAEIDTASLSIQREVVVGYQPEEMEIVGNTLFVANSGGYKAPDYDNTVSVIDLNTFTELKKINVAINLHHIKKDNYGDLYVSSRGDYYNVPSSLYLIDAATGMVKKDFHLAVSEMTIVNDKLYFYGNEFNYNTHSYKKSFGIIDVKTEQIIANRIFDKEYETAIKTPYGIAVNPITEDIYMTDARNYVSMGFVYCFDKNGHFKWKTEGGNIPAHFTFLYK; this is encoded by the coding sequence ATGAGAAAACTAAACTTTTATTTTTTATTTCTTGTATTAGCTTTTCTTACTTCATGCCGTACAGATGATATCATTGTCCGCCAGGAAGTAGTAGAAGGACTTCCATCAGAAAATACGGCAATAAAAGGTTTCTATATGCTGAATGAAGGAAATATGGGAAGCAACAAATGTACGCTGGACTTTTTTGATTATACCAAAGGAACCTATTACCGGAATATTTACGCTGAGATTAACCCGAATGTGGTGAAAGAGCTGGGAGATGTAGGAAATGATATTAAAGTCTACGGCAGCAAGCTGTACATCGTTGTCAATGTTTCCAATAAAATTGAAGTATTGGACGCAAAAACAGCAAAGCGTATTACTTCTATTCCTTTGCAAAACTGCAGATATTTGGCCTTCAAAGACGGGAAAGCTTATGCCAGCAGTTATGCCGGTCCTGTAGCAATAAACCCAAAAGCACCAAAAGGAAAAGTAGCGGAAATTGACACAGCTTCTCTTTCCATTCAGCGTGAAGTGGTAGTGGGATATCAGCCTGAAGAAATGGAAATTGTAGGGAATACATTATTTGTGGCCAATTCCGGAGGATATAAAGCTCCCGATTACGATAATACTGTTTCCGTAATTGATCTGAACACTTTCACAGAACTTAAAAAAATAAATGTTGCGATCAATCTTCACCACATTAAAAAAGACAATTATGGTGATCTGTATGTGAGTTCAAGAGGAGATTACTATAATGTTCCTTCCAGTTTATACCTTATAGATGCAGCAACGGGAATGGTTAAAAAAGATTTCCACCTTGCTGTAAGTGAAATGACAATCGTTAATGACAAACTTTATTTCTACGGCAATGAATTCAATTACAATACCCACAGCTATAAAAAGAGTTTTGGAATTATTGATGTGAAAACAGAACAAATCATTGCGAACAGGATTTTCGACAAAGAATACGAAACAGCCATTAAAACACCTTACGGAATTGCTGTAAACCCAATCACAGAAGATATCTACATGACAGATGCCAGAAATTACGTATCCATGGGATTTGTGTACTGCTTTGATAAAAACGGACACTTTAAATGGAAAACAGAGGGCGGAAATATCCCGGCTCACTTCACCTTTTTATACAAATAA
- a CDS encoding cytochrome-c peroxidase, which yields MINFFIKTLLVLFVFMLSCVSCSDEVMQPLEKDEAYNLQFPSYFPEMTFDKTMNPVTKNGVELGRKLFYEGRLSRNNTISCGFCHIQENAFTHHGHTVSHGVDDRIGIRNAPPIQNMVFLKRYMWDGVIHNLNEQPISPITDVNEMDSSIPEAISKIKDDQKYKKLFREAYGDETITGERILKALSQFMASLISADSKYDRFRQGKEQLTSAESQGMALFGQKCASCHSGELFTDESFRNTGMYYNTEFKDAGRYRVSLNQVDWMKFRVPSLRNVEYTAPYMHDGRFYTLEAVLNFYSDQVEDNPNLDPQLKQNGHVGIAMNSQEKQSIIAFLKTLSDKSFISNPKFAE from the coding sequence ATGATTAATTTTTTTATTAAGACATTATTGGTGCTGTTTGTATTCATGTTAAGCTGTGTTTCCTGTTCTGATGAGGTGATGCAGCCACTGGAAAAAGATGAAGCATACAATCTGCAGTTTCCTTCTTATTTTCCGGAAATGACTTTTGATAAAACGATGAATCCGGTAACCAAAAATGGAGTAGAACTGGGACGAAAATTATTCTATGAAGGAAGGCTTTCCCGGAACAATACCATTTCATGCGGCTTCTGTCATATCCAGGAAAATGCCTTTACCCATCACGGTCATACTGTAAGTCATGGTGTGGATGACAGAATAGGAATCAGGAATGCTCCACCGATTCAGAACATGGTTTTTTTGAAAAGGTATATGTGGGATGGGGTGATTCATAATTTGAATGAACAACCGATCAGCCCAATTACCGATGTGAATGAAATGGACAGCTCCATACCGGAAGCTATTTCAAAGATAAAAGATGACCAGAAGTATAAAAAACTGTTCAGAGAAGCTTATGGTGATGAAACCATTACCGGAGAAAGAATTCTCAAAGCATTGTCGCAGTTTATGGCTTCACTGATCTCTGCGGATTCAAAATACGACAGATTCAGACAGGGAAAGGAACAGCTGACTTCAGCAGAATCTCAGGGAATGGCTTTGTTTGGACAGAAATGTGCTTCCTGCCATAGCGGAGAACTGTTTACTGATGAAAGCTTCAGAAATACGGGAATGTATTACAATACAGAATTTAAGGATGCGGGACGTTACAGAGTTAGCCTTAATCAGGTAGATTGGATGAAATTCCGTGTTCCGAGTTTAAGAAATGTAGAATATACTGCACCTTATATGCATGATGGAAGATTTTACACCTTAGAGGCGGTACTCAATTTCTACTCGGATCAGGTGGAAGATAATCCCAACCTTGATCCACAATTAAAACAGAATGGTCATGTGGGAATTGCTATGAATAGTCAGGAAAAACAATCAATCATTGCGTTCCTGAAAACATTATCGGATAAAAGTTTTATATCCAATCCAAAATTTGCAGAATAA
- a CDS encoding Fur family transcriptional regulator, which produces MKKDIEHKLIDKNTKPTSMRILVYDFLSSQEAALSLSEIENYFDNADRITIYRTLKTFEEKGIVHSIQENTTTKYKLCEDDCDEKTHKDWHLHFYCKICKQTTCKEDISFPENIQTNFRIDEIRLFAKGICENCLENLQ; this is translated from the coding sequence ATGAAAAAAGATATAGAACACAAACTCATTGATAAAAATACCAAACCAACCAGTATGAGAATTTTGGTATATGATTTCTTAAGCTCTCAGGAAGCAGCTTTATCGCTTTCTGAAATAGAAAATTATTTCGACAATGCTGACAGAATCACCATCTACAGAACATTGAAAACTTTTGAAGAAAAAGGAATTGTTCACAGCATTCAGGAAAATACAACCACAAAATACAAACTGTGCGAAGATGATTGTGATGAGAAAACACATAAAGACTGGCATCTCCATTTCTACTGTAAAATATGCAAGCAAACCACCTGCAAAGAAGATATTTCCTTTCCTGAAAATATTCAGACCAATTTCAGGATTGATGAAATAAGATTATTTGCCAAAGGAATCTGCGAAAACTGTCTTGAAAATTTGCAATAG
- a CDS encoding heavy metal translocating P-type ATPase → MEKCCSTTPEKPDTKGHKHNHAEGDGHDHDGHDHSHDSGDQTIFQMFLPAIISFIILLLGIAFDNYIKPAWFTGWARLVWFLAAYIPVGFPVLKDAYKSIIKGDVFSEFFLMSIATIGAFAIGEYPEGVAVMLFYAVGEVFQSMAVTRAKGNIKALLDQRPDEVTVMENNQPKTMKAKEAKIGDIIQLKPGEKLALDGELLSDSASFNTAALTGESKPDTKNKGEVVLAGMINMNSIALVKVNTAYEDSKLSKILELVQNATAQKAPTELFIRKFAKVYTPIVVFLAIGICLLPYFFVSDYQFRDWLYRALIFLVISCPCALVISIPLGYFGGIGAASRNGILFKGSNFLDSIAEIQNVVMDKTGTMTEGVFKVQEVSISLEFSKEEILQMVNALESKSTHPVATAIHNYVGDINHAIPLENVEEIAGHGLKATINGKELLVGNFKMMDKFNITYDLNHANIVYTVIAVAYDKKFAGYITIADSIKADAKETVDNLHKMNVKATMLSGDKSTVVKYVADQLGIDNAFGDLLPEDKVNKVKEIKAKNQTVAFVGDGVNDAPVVALSDVGIAMGGLGSDATIETADVVIQDDKPSKIPMAINIGKQTKKIVWQNIILAFAVKAVVLILGAGGLATMWEAVFADVGVALLAILNAVRIQRMKF, encoded by the coding sequence ATGGAAAAATGCTGTAGTACAACCCCGGAAAAACCAGATACAAAAGGACACAAACATAATCATGCAGAAGGAGATGGCCACGACCATGACGGGCATGATCACTCTCATGACTCCGGAGATCAGACAATCTTTCAGATGTTTCTTCCGGCTATTATATCCTTTATCATTTTATTGTTAGGAATTGCCTTTGACAATTATATAAAACCCGCATGGTTTACAGGCTGGGCACGTTTAGTATGGTTTCTGGCAGCGTATATTCCTGTAGGATTCCCGGTATTGAAAGATGCCTATAAAAGTATCATCAAGGGAGATGTGTTCTCAGAATTCTTTTTGATGAGTATTGCAACCATTGGTGCTTTTGCTATCGGAGAATACCCTGAAGGAGTAGCAGTAATGCTGTTTTATGCTGTAGGAGAAGTATTCCAGTCTATGGCGGTTACCAGAGCCAAAGGAAACATAAAAGCATTATTGGATCAGCGCCCTGATGAGGTAACGGTTATGGAAAATAATCAGCCAAAGACAATGAAGGCTAAAGAAGCTAAAATTGGAGACATCATTCAGCTGAAACCCGGTGAAAAATTGGCGCTGGATGGAGAATTGCTTTCAGATTCAGCTTCATTCAACACCGCAGCTTTAACAGGAGAAAGTAAACCTGATACTAAAAATAAAGGTGAGGTTGTTCTTGCCGGGATGATCAATATGAACAGTATTGCTTTGGTAAAAGTAAATACGGCCTATGAAGACAGTAAACTGAGCAAAATTCTGGAACTGGTTCAGAATGCTACAGCCCAAAAAGCCCCCACAGAATTGTTCATCAGAAAATTTGCCAAAGTATATACTCCAATTGTTGTATTTCTTGCCATAGGAATCTGTTTGCTGCCATATTTCTTTGTGAGTGACTATCAGTTCAGAGACTGGCTGTACAGAGCATTGATATTCCTTGTGATTTCTTGTCCTTGTGCCCTTGTGATCTCAATTCCGTTAGGATATTTCGGGGGAATTGGTGCAGCAAGCCGAAACGGGATTTTATTCAAAGGAAGTAATTTCCTGGACAGCATTGCAGAGATTCAGAATGTAGTAATGGACAAAACAGGAACTATGACAGAAGGCGTATTCAAAGTTCAGGAGGTAAGCATAAGCCTTGAATTTAGCAAAGAAGAAATCCTTCAGATGGTCAATGCTCTTGAAAGTAAAAGTACCCACCCGGTGGCAACAGCCATTCACAATTATGTAGGAGATATCAATCACGCCATTCCTTTAGAAAATGTAGAAGAAATTGCAGGCCACGGACTGAAAGCAACCATTAACGGAAAAGAGCTTCTGGTAGGGAACTTTAAGATGATGGATAAATTCAACATCACTTATGATCTTAACCATGCCAATATTGTATATACAGTGATTGCAGTAGCTTATGATAAAAAATTTGCAGGCTATATCACCATTGCAGACAGTATAAAAGCAGACGCTAAAGAAACAGTGGACAACCTGCATAAAATGAACGTAAAGGCTACGATGCTGAGCGGTGATAAAAGTACCGTTGTGAAATATGTTGCGGATCAGCTGGGAATTGATAATGCATTCGGAGATCTGTTGCCAGAGGATAAAGTAAATAAGGTTAAGGAAATCAAGGCTAAAAACCAGACTGTAGCTTTCGTAGGAGACGGAGTGAATGATGCTCCAGTAGTTGCTTTAAGTGATGTAGGAATTGCGATGGGAGGCCTGGGAAGTGATGCTACCATTGAAACAGCTGATGTTGTGATTCAGGATGATAAACCAAGCAAAATTCCAATGGCGATCAACATCGGAAAACAAACGAAAAAAATAGTTTGGCAGAATATTATTCTTGCTTTTGCTGTAAAAGCTGTTGTTCTTATCCTGGGAGCCGGCGGGCTGGCAACCATGTGGGAAGCGGTGTTTGCCGATGTAGGAGTAGCGTTGCTGGCTATTTTAAATGCTGTAAGAATTCAGAGAATGAAATTTTAA
- a CDS encoding YHS domain-containing protein, which translates to MKSPIILAAMLSISLLSCAKETPKVKHASHMDSSGKKIENVQVVNEEDPICHMKTAGSIKDTAVYKNKTYGFCSVSCKHEFKKSPEKYAQK; encoded by the coding sequence ATGAAATCTCCAATTATTTTGGCCGCTATGCTGTCAATATCATTACTGTCGTGTGCCAAGGAAACACCTAAGGTAAAGCATGCAAGCCACATGGATTCTTCCGGAAAGAAGATAGAAAATGTACAGGTAGTGAATGAAGAAGATCCGATTTGTCACATGAAAACTGCAGGATCGATTAAAGATACCGCTGTATATAAAAATAAAACGTATGGTTTTTGCAGTGTATCCTGCAAACATGAATTCAAAAAAAGCCCTGAGAAATATGCCCAAAAATAA
- a CDS encoding TonB-dependent receptor plug domain-containing protein: MTAKLTTSAIHKAVFTILVLTSQLLSSQTKKKDSVREESIKVISLYKKNFKEILPSQTLQGEQLERLNSHSVADALRYFSGVQIKDYGGLGGLKTINIRSMGSQHVGVFYDGIQLGNAQNGLVDLGRYSLDDLEEISLYNGQKSEIFQPAKDFGSSGSIYLQPKTPVFKGTRKTNLVIRAKSASIDLFNPSFRLEQKISDRISASFSGEFMQSDGIYRFRYAKKYPDGQQAYDTIAKRQDSDIKAKRFETSFNGTLNNGSWNIRGYGYISDRGMPAPIVNGRFGGRGARLSDENYFVQANLRKKLFPKFETQLKAKFAYDYTHFMDTVRSQSIIHTDNTYIQRELYLSSSNIYSITPNWDVSLSGDFQYNNLDANLDNFSYPTRYTTLVALATTYQWNRFKILGSLLGTFTFEEVRKNKRPGDAREWTPAVFMSYQPEKIPELTLRAFYKRIFRLPTFNDLYYTNIGNTYLKPEFTNQYDVGFTYQKNYNNRLFKTFYAKVDGYYNKVQDKIVAAPNGSMFRWLMMNLGMVEIIGADVNVQTELQLGKVTLRPLLSYTYQSARDMTDPEDTFYRNQIPYTPWHSGSFSLMADYKDWSFNYSAMYVGERYDVNQDNIQYNYVQPWYTHDLSVQKKFNWANHQFKVSLEMNNIFNQYYDVVINYPMPGRNFKLILNFTL; this comes from the coding sequence ATGACGGCAAAACTAACTACTTCTGCAATTCATAAAGCTGTTTTCACAATATTGGTGTTAACATCTCAACTTTTGTCTTCTCAAACCAAGAAGAAAGACAGTGTTCGGGAAGAATCCATCAAGGTGATCAGCCTTTACAAGAAAAATTTCAAAGAAATTCTTCCGTCGCAAACCCTGCAGGGCGAGCAGCTGGAAAGACTGAACAGCCATTCCGTAGCAGATGCATTGCGGTATTTTTCCGGAGTGCAGATCAAAGATTACGGAGGATTGGGTGGTTTGAAAACCATTAATATCCGTAGCATGGGAAGCCAGCATGTAGGGGTTTTCTATGATGGAATTCAACTGGGAAATGCCCAAAACGGGCTTGTTGACCTGGGAAGATATTCTTTGGACGATCTGGAAGAAATATCATTATACAACGGACAGAAAAGTGAGATTTTTCAACCGGCAAAAGACTTCGGGTCTTCGGGATCTATCTATTTACAGCCAAAAACACCTGTATTTAAAGGAACAAGAAAAACCAATCTCGTTATAAGAGCAAAAAGTGCCTCCATTGATCTTTTTAATCCGTCATTCCGATTGGAACAGAAAATTTCAGACAGAATTTCCGCCAGCTTCAGTGGAGAATTTATGCAGAGTGACGGAATTTACAGATTTCGATATGCCAAGAAATATCCTGACGGCCAGCAGGCTTATGATACCATTGCTAAGAGACAGGATTCAGATATCAAAGCAAAGCGTTTTGAAACGTCTTTCAACGGAACTTTAAATAACGGAAGCTGGAATATCCGTGGTTATGGTTATATTTCAGACCGTGGAATGCCGGCACCTATTGTGAATGGTCGGTTCGGAGGAAGAGGAGCGAGACTTTCTGATGAAAATTATTTTGTACAGGCCAATCTGAGAAAAAAACTGTTTCCCAAGTTTGAAACCCAATTGAAAGCAAAATTCGCTTACGATTATACCCATTTTATGGACACGGTTCGTTCGCAATCCATTATTCATACTGATAATACTTATATCCAACGAGAGCTCTATCTTTCTTCATCCAATATCTATTCTATTACTCCCAATTGGGATGTCAGCCTGAGTGGAGATTTTCAGTACAATAATCTGGATGCCAATCTGGATAACTTTTCTTATCCTACACGTTACACCACATTGGTAGCATTGGCAACAACATATCAATGGAACAGATTCAAAATCCTGGGTAGCCTTTTAGGAACTTTTACTTTTGAAGAAGTAAGAAAAAACAAAAGACCGGGAGATGCCAGAGAATGGACACCTGCCGTATTTATGAGCTATCAGCCTGAAAAAATTCCTGAGCTTACCCTCAGAGCTTTCTATAAAAGGATTTTCCGACTTCCAACCTTCAATGATTTATATTATACCAATATCGGCAATACTTACCTGAAACCGGAGTTTACTAATCAGTATGATGTAGGATTTACCTATCAGAAGAATTATAACAACCGTCTCTTTAAGACCTTTTATGCTAAAGTAGACGGTTACTACAACAAAGTACAGGATAAAATTGTAGCAGCTCCAAACGGAAGCATGTTCCGCTGGCTGATGATGAACCTTGGAATGGTTGAAATCATAGGTGCTGACGTGAATGTGCAGACAGAACTTCAGCTGGGAAAAGTAACCCTCAGACCGCTGCTTTCTTATACCTATCAAAGTGCAAGAGATATGACTGACCCGGAGGATACTTTTTATCGTAATCAGATTCCCTATACGCCCTGGCATAGCGGGTCTTTCAGTCTGATGGCAGATTATAAAGACTGGAGCTTCAATTACAGCGCGATGTACGTTGGAGAAAGGTATGATGTGAATCAGGACAACATTCAATACAATTATGTACAGCCCTGGTATACTCATGATCTGTCTGTTCAGAAAAAATTCAACTGGGCCAATCATCAATTTAAAGTAAGCCTGGAGATGAATAATATCTTCAATCAATACTATGACGTAGTAATCAATTATCCGATGCCCGGAAGAAACTTTAAACTTATTCTAAACTTCACCCTATGA
- a CDS encoding SCO family protein, giving the protein MPKNKKPNNKSKVIIPIALFALLFLGIGVGMGYFKKNLYTVMKVPDFELTDQNSKKITNKDMLGKVYLVEFFFSKCPTICPVMNTNMKAIQNQINDPDFGIISISIDPENDTPTVLKEHAQRIGAKSPNWHFLTGDRTYIGDLADKFNIYVGDKEDEGESLNHSGMIALVDQDGNIRCRYNKENMPILYYSGLNYEDPEGKTPMLTGKYHPDREILIEDIKKLLK; this is encoded by the coding sequence ATGCCCAAAAATAAAAAGCCCAATAATAAGAGTAAAGTGATCATACCCATTGCTTTATTTGCATTGCTTTTCCTGGGAATAGGGGTAGGAATGGGGTATTTTAAAAAGAACCTTTATACTGTGATGAAGGTTCCTGATTTTGAACTGACAGATCAGAACAGCAAAAAAATTACCAATAAAGATATGTTGGGAAAGGTATATCTCGTAGAATTTTTCTTCAGCAAATGCCCTACCATATGCCCGGTGATGAATACCAATATGAAGGCGATTCAGAATCAGATCAATGATCCGGACTTTGGTATTATCTCCATCAGTATCGATCCGGAAAATGATACCCCTACAGTATTGAAAGAACATGCTCAAAGGATAGGCGCAAAATCTCCGAACTGGCATTTTCTGACCGGAGACCGTACCTACATTGGTGATCTTGCTGATAAATTTAATATCTACGTTGGCGATAAAGAAGATGAAGGGGAAAGTCTGAACCACAGCGGAATGATTGCTCTGGTAGATCAGGACGGAAATATCCGGTGCAGATACAACAAAGAAAATATGCCAATCTTATATTATTCAGGATTGAATTACGAAGATCCGGAAGGCAAAACGCCAATGCTGACTGGTAAATATCACCCTGACAGAGAAATCCTGATTGAGGATATTAAGAAATTATTGAAATAA
- a CDS encoding superoxide dismutase: protein MKILKIAALSAVFAAQFTMAQFKQTPLPYAYNALEGNIDAQTMEIHYSKHAAAYVANLNKAITGTPQEKETLFQILSNVSKLPAAVRNNAGGHYNHELFWTVLTPQKNTQPSAKLAKAITETFGSMDAFKEKMSKAGADRFGSGWAWLSVGKDGKLFVSSTPNQDNPLMDVVEEKGTPIFGIDVWEHAYYLKYQNKRADYLTAIWNVTNWKEISRRYDEALSKK from the coding sequence ATGAAGATTTTGAAAATAGCTGCTTTAAGTGCAGTTTTCGCGGCCCAGTTTACTATGGCTCAGTTTAAGCAGACGCCTCTTCCATATGCTTATAATGCTTTGGAAGGAAATATTGATGCCCAAACGATGGAAATTCATTATTCAAAACATGCTGCTGCGTATGTGGCCAACCTGAATAAGGCTATTACAGGAACTCCGCAGGAAAAAGAAACTTTGTTCCAGATTCTATCCAATGTTTCAAAGCTGCCAGCTGCAGTAAGAAATAACGCAGGAGGACATTACAACCATGAACTGTTCTGGACTGTTCTTACGCCTCAGAAAAACACGCAGCCTTCTGCAAAATTAGCAAAAGCGATTACTGAAACTTTCGGGAGCATGGATGCTTTTAAAGAGAAAATGAGCAAAGCCGGAGCAGACCGTTTCGGATCAGGATGGGCCTGGCTTTCTGTAGGAAAAGATGGAAAATTGTTTGTTTCCTCTACTCCTAACCAGGACAACCCATTGATGGATGTTGTAGAAGAGAAAGGAACTCCTATTTTCGGGATTGATGTCTGGGAGCATGCTTATTATTTAAAATATCAGAATAAAAGAGCAGATTATCTTACCGCGATCTGGAACGTTACCAACTGGAAAGAGATCAGCAGAAGATATGACGAAGCTTTAAGCAAGAAATAG
- a CDS encoding MbnP family protein → MKIYKFLSLFFIAFTLFSFVACESIRDDDPQDTTPGKLQIKFENGFNNVGDIVLNQTVQTSFNGQKHNFSALKYIISNVTLIDENGNEFKYNENNPDKGAFIVDQADAVAGIIYLNLDGIPKNNYKKIKFGFGVSQKAYLLGQDGQAEFWTKAKQKGMTWSWAAGYVFVKLEGKYGNDAPSKEFMNHTGNMGNVTANEQADLYREITLNLPTTARVTGQIRPSIHILADLNQFLSGDKALTLTTGNDMLMGSNQHLVDVTNNLTKMFKVDHVHND, encoded by the coding sequence ATGAAAATTTATAAATTTTTATCACTATTCTTTATTGCCTTTACTTTATTCTCTTTTGTAGCCTGCGAAAGCATCAGAGATGATGATCCACAGGATACAACACCTGGAAAACTTCAGATCAAATTTGAAAACGGATTTAATAATGTAGGAGATATTGTTTTGAACCAAACTGTCCAGACTTCTTTCAACGGACAGAAACATAATTTTTCCGCTTTGAAATATATAATCAGTAATGTCACACTGATAGACGAAAACGGAAACGAATTTAAATACAATGAAAACAATCCAGATAAAGGCGCTTTTATTGTAGATCAGGCAGATGCTGTAGCCGGAATTATATACCTTAATCTGGATGGCATCCCGAAAAATAATTATAAAAAAATAAAATTCGGATTTGGAGTGAGCCAGAAAGCGTATTTACTTGGGCAGGACGGACAAGCTGAATTCTGGACAAAAGCCAAGCAGAAAGGAATGACATGGTCATGGGCTGCCGGTTATGTTTTTGTAAAACTTGAAGGTAAATATGGGAATGATGCTCCTTCAAAAGAATTTATGAACCATACCGGAAATATGGGAAATGTTACGGCTAATGAACAGGCTGATTTATACCGTGAAATCACATTGAACCTTCCTACAACAGCAAGAGTAACAGGACAAATTCGTCCTTCTATTCATATTCTTGCAGATCTGAATCAGTTTTTGAGCGGAGATAAGGCTCTTACACTTACCACAGGCAATGATATGCTGATGGGTTCCAATCAGCACCTGGTAGATGTTACCAATAACCTTACAAAAATGTTTAAAGTAGATCACGTTCACAATGATTAA
- a CDS encoding transporter produces the protein MKKIIVIVSLILFSQYQAKIIRDSAYIDPNTFSRFDFDDDCDACGCAAGNGSSGFESLLNPQFIGIKYFAQHYKAKENLFVKDLTQDQYFNTLQLWGKIPLTKKLSVYASLPFHFHEKKTMQGDIKINGIGDLNLMGIYQLMSSKDNFHHLSGGLGVKIPLGKFDEKGASGVNPSFQLGTGSWDYQAALNYKFQKNKVAVLVNTDYTIKTENKKNYRFGNQWNYAATGFYQVAGNEKSIFSIKTGVQGEVYAQNKQFDEALPNTAGSALYGKLGFEASYKKLSLGSELMLPMYTHLAGGDIEAKSRFSVFLNIGI, from the coding sequence ATGAAGAAGATTATAGTGATAGTAAGTTTGATCCTGTTTAGTCAGTATCAGGCAAAGATTATTAGAGACAGTGCTTATATTGATCCGAATACCTTTAGCAGATTCGATTTTGATGATGATTGTGATGCGTGCGGCTGTGCAGCAGGAAACGGATCTTCCGGCTTTGAGTCTTTATTGAATCCCCAGTTTATCGGAATCAAATACTTTGCTCAGCATTATAAAGCCAAAGAAAACTTATTTGTAAAAGACCTTACACAGGATCAGTATTTCAATACGCTGCAGCTTTGGGGGAAAATTCCACTGACTAAAAAACTGAGCGTATATGCAAGCCTGCCCTTTCATTTCCATGAAAAGAAAACAATGCAGGGAGATATTAAAATCAATGGAATCGGAGATCTGAACCTGATGGGGATTTACCAGCTGATGAGCTCTAAAGATAATTTCCACCATCTGAGCGGAGGTTTAGGAGTAAAAATACCTTTGGGGAAATTTGATGAAAAAGGAGCGTCCGGTGTTAATCCAAGTTTTCAGTTGGGAACCGGAAGCTGGGATTATCAGGCGGCTTTGAATTATAAATTTCAGAAAAATAAAGTAGCTGTATTGGTCAATACAGATTACACGATCAAAACTGAGAATAAGAAAAATTACCGTTTTGGGAACCAATGGAACTATGCAGCGACGGGATTTTATCAGGTTGCAGGAAATGAAAAATCTATTTTTTCTATAAAAACGGGAGTTCAGGGAGAAGTCTATGCTCAGAATAAACAATTCGATGAAGCCTTGCCCAATACTGCAGGAAGTGCTTTGTACGGAAAACTGGGATTTGAGGCCTCTTATAAAAAGTTGAGTCTGGGAAGTGAACTTATGCTTCCCATGTATACTCATCTGGCAGGAGGAGATATTGAAGCAAAATCAAGATTCAGTGTTTTCCTGAATATTGGAATTTAA